One Halobacterium sp. DL1 DNA window includes the following coding sequences:
- a CDS encoding AsnC family transcriptional regulator → MANDRPAHEFKERDIYILRELAKDPSVSSRDLSEILAADYDIDVSYVTVNESIRNMREAGVFREAIVPNEEYFVFELFEFKFNPEYFAEEWRGTMEHIRDDEHTLLYFLSDGEYQWKTIMLFPTREHGERWLHEFYKNHGKTVLNVRTSVMTNVLEFGASPELFDNLDPENNRKF, encoded by the coding sequence ATGGCGAACGACAGACCGGCCCACGAGTTCAAGGAGCGGGACATCTACATTCTCCGCGAACTCGCGAAGGACCCCAGCGTCTCCTCACGGGACCTCTCGGAGATTCTGGCGGCCGACTACGACATCGACGTCTCCTACGTCACCGTCAACGAGTCCATCCGGAACATGCGCGAGGCGGGCGTCTTCCGGGAGGCCATCGTCCCGAACGAGGAGTACTTCGTCTTCGAGCTGTTCGAGTTCAAGTTCAACCCCGAGTACTTCGCCGAGGAGTGGCGGGGGACGATGGAGCACATCCGCGACGACGAGCATACCCTCCTCTACTTCCTCTCTGACGGCGAGTACCAGTGGAAGACCATCATGCTGTTCCCGACGCGGGAACACGGCGAGCGGTGGCTCCACGAGTTCTACAAGAACCACGGGAAGACGGTGCTGAACGTCCGTACCTCCGTGATGACGAACGTCCTGGAGTTCGGCGCGAGTCCCGAGCTGTTCGACAACCTCGACCCGGAGAACAACCGGAAGTTCTAG
- a CDS encoding sulfite oxidase, which translates to MTEQPLSVRRAAARRLPGAATVIVSLFAGLAGLAASYAVAGFTPSFVAGPIASLLSREMPAAVVRFAILVLGDLGETLNLVAALALAWFLLTLAASVGLAAGRRARSRVVAPVVGAASTGLLSVVLTGALLPAFATGAAVSVVIAATTLSADGRTPDVAADRRRILGGVASAVTVTLAGFLLGSGRDSDTTVAPLEVDRSLESETESLLGTAETQSLDVAGLEPLVSDSFYEVDINSVNPDRSADSWELSVTGAVEEERTYTYDDVTSMDAENQFVSLRCVGEGLNGRKLDNALWQGVPIMDLVEPAVPTEGCCVMLRAADGFYEEFPLSALEDGFLAFGMNGEALPRGHGYPARALIPGHWGEINVKWLTEIEILETEEDGYWEERGWHGTGPVNTVAKLHVENDLEDGRKQVAGHAYAGTRGIERVEVSTDGGDSWADARLSGPLPGEDVWRQWAYEYDPPERSHEVVVRATDGTGTLQPREEESPYPSGASGWVSKSVDP; encoded by the coding sequence GTGACCGAACAGCCTCTCAGCGTCCGTCGCGCCGCGGCCCGCCGCCTCCCGGGCGCAGCCACGGTGATCGTCTCCCTGTTCGCGGGGCTCGCTGGGCTCGCCGCCTCGTACGCCGTCGCGGGGTTCACCCCCTCGTTCGTCGCCGGACCCATCGCCAGCCTGCTGAGTCGCGAGATGCCCGCGGCGGTCGTCAGGTTCGCGATTCTCGTCCTCGGCGATCTCGGCGAGACGCTCAACCTGGTGGCGGCGCTCGCCCTCGCTTGGTTCCTGCTGACGCTCGCCGCCTCCGTCGGACTGGCCGCCGGCCGGCGCGCCCGGTCGCGGGTCGTCGCCCCGGTGGTCGGCGCCGCTTCGACTGGGCTGCTGTCCGTCGTCCTCACTGGCGCCCTCCTCCCCGCCTTTGCGACCGGCGCAGCCGTCAGCGTGGTGATCGCTGCGACGACGCTCTCGGCGGACGGCCGGACGCCGGACGTCGCCGCGGACAGGCGCCGCATCCTCGGCGGCGTGGCGAGTGCGGTCACGGTCACGCTGGCCGGCTTCCTCCTCGGGTCGGGCCGCGACTCCGACACCACCGTGGCACCGCTCGAGGTGGACCGCAGCCTCGAATCCGAGACCGAGAGCCTGCTCGGTACGGCCGAGACACAGTCCCTCGACGTGGCGGGGCTGGAGCCCCTGGTCAGCGACAGCTTCTACGAGGTCGACATCAACTCGGTGAACCCGGACCGGAGCGCCGACTCCTGGGAGCTGTCGGTCACCGGCGCTGTCGAGGAGGAGCGGACGTACACGTACGACGACGTGACGTCGATGGACGCCGAGAACCAGTTCGTCTCCCTGCGCTGCGTCGGCGAGGGGCTCAACGGCCGGAAACTCGACAACGCGCTCTGGCAGGGCGTGCCGATTATGGACCTCGTCGAACCCGCGGTACCCACCGAGGGCTGTTGCGTGATGCTGCGCGCGGCGGACGGGTTCTACGAGGAGTTCCCGCTGTCCGCCCTTGAGGACGGCTTCCTCGCATTCGGCATGAACGGCGAGGCGCTCCCCCGCGGGCACGGCTACCCGGCGCGCGCCCTGATTCCCGGGCACTGGGGCGAGATCAACGTCAAGTGGCTCACGGAGATCGAGATCCTGGAGACCGAGGAGGACGGCTACTGGGAGGAGCGCGGCTGGCACGGGACCGGGCCGGTGAACACTGTCGCCAAACTCCACGTCGAGAACGACCTCGAGGACGGCCGCAAGCAGGTGGCCGGCCACGCCTACGCCGGGACGCGCGGTATCGAGCGCGTCGAGGTGTCGACCGATGGCGGCGACTCGTGGGCGGACGCGCGCCTCTCGGGACCGCTGCCCGGCGAGGACGTCTGGCGCCAGTGGGCCTACGAGTACGACCCACCGGAGCGCTCCCACGAGGTCGTCGTCCGCGCCACCGACGGCACCGGCACGCTCCAGCCACGCGAGGAGGAGTCGCCGTACCCGAGCGGGGCCTCCGGGTGGGTGTCGAAGTCCGTCGACCCCTGA
- a CDS encoding thymidylate synthase, with product MRVRLLEATDNPEELICRGARNDYKSDWVGDESFDEAMAGVEGDTIDEQTANFLAKLLKRGHYGPFEHPSATFAIEGMSRSCMAQLTRHRHASFDVQSMRYVAFDDVDPADVEDGEMVVTPPSAIDPDWVGRNQKNSDVDDDTIEKREAVFRSSVRRSVEEYQELLDLGMPPEDARFVLPIGTEVNVVVTLNPRSLMHVADMRAAADAQWEIRELTEELLDIAAEWCPHTFDYYESEMKHRKNRLAP from the coding sequence ATGCGAGTGCGCCTCCTCGAAGCAACCGACAACCCGGAGGAACTCATCTGCCGGGGGGCACGAAACGACTACAAGAGCGACTGGGTCGGTGACGAGTCCTTCGACGAGGCGATGGCCGGCGTCGAGGGCGACACCATCGACGAACAGACGGCAAACTTCCTCGCGAAGCTCCTCAAGCGCGGCCACTACGGCCCGTTCGAACACCCGAGCGCGACGTTCGCCATCGAGGGGATGAGCCGGTCCTGCATGGCACAGCTCACCCGCCACCGCCACGCCAGCTTCGACGTCCAGTCGATGCGCTACGTCGCGTTCGACGACGTCGACCCGGCGGACGTCGAGGACGGCGAGATGGTCGTCACGCCGCCGTCGGCCATCGACCCCGACTGGGTCGGCCGCAACCAGAAGAACAGCGACGTCGACGACGACACCATCGAGAAGCGCGAAGCGGTCTTCCGCTCCTCGGTCAGGCGGTCGGTCGAGGAGTACCAGGAACTGCTCGACCTGGGCATGCCCCCCGAGGACGCCCGGTTCGTCCTCCCCATCGGCACGGAGGTGAACGTCGTCGTCACGCTCAACCCGCGCTCGCTGATGCACGTCGCGGACATGCGCGCGGCCGCCGACGCCCAGTGGGAGATCCGGGAGCTCACCGAGGAGCTACTCGACATCGCCGCGGAGTGGTGTCCGCACACGTTCGACTACTACGAGTCGGAGATGAAACACCGCAAGAACCGGCTCGCGCCCTGA
- a CDS encoding cupin, whose product MPYQKQNLADAESLLPDDARAEMFQLKDALGTDEVAFTVYAMEPGSEGMAHDHSADDQEEVYYVVTGGVDIDFGTETVPLEEREAIRIDPDEERQIRNRDHYSELVLVGAPR is encoded by the coding sequence ATGCCGTACCAGAAGCAGAACCTCGCGGACGCCGAATCGTTGCTCCCAGACGACGCGCGAGCGGAGATGTTCCAACTGAAGGACGCCCTGGGTACCGACGAGGTGGCGTTCACCGTCTACGCCATGGAGCCCGGTTCGGAGGGGATGGCCCACGACCACTCGGCCGACGACCAGGAGGAGGTGTACTACGTCGTCACCGGCGGCGTGGACATCGACTTCGGCACGGAGACGGTGCCACTGGAGGAGCGCGAGGCCATCCGCATCGACCCGGACGAGGAGCGCCAGATCCGGAACCGGGACCACTACTCGGAGCTCGTGCTCGTTGGGGCGCCGCGATAG
- a CDS encoding flavoprotein yields the protein MVTNLSAGVDAFTSNAFLVPGERPVLVDTGANYDVVSRIRRHVSDLDAVVVTHPHPDHVGNVEVVKNTFDVDAWGFDADDDCVDHELADGDRVTFGDHEYEVLHTPGHEPHHLCFYSADAGVLFSADLVFQNGSFGRTDLPGGDRRTLWESIDRVRDTVDQNLREMHPGHGPSVTEDAYAELELAARAAQF from the coding sequence ATGGTCACGAATCTCTCCGCGGGCGTCGACGCGTTCACGAGCAACGCGTTCCTCGTTCCCGGCGAGCGGCCCGTCCTCGTCGACACCGGCGCGAACTACGACGTCGTCTCCCGCATCCGGAGACACGTGAGTGACCTCGACGCCGTCGTCGTCACGCACCCCCACCCGGACCACGTCGGCAACGTGGAGGTCGTGAAGAACACCTTCGACGTGGACGCGTGGGGCTTCGACGCGGACGACGACTGCGTCGACCACGAACTCGCGGACGGCGACAGAGTGACCTTCGGCGACCACGAGTACGAGGTGCTCCACACCCCCGGCCACGAGCCACACCACCTCTGTTTCTACTCGGCGGACGCGGGCGTGCTGTTCTCCGCTGACCTCGTCTTCCAGAACGGGAGTTTCGGGCGCACGGACCTCCCCGGCGGCGACCGGCGGACGCTCTGGGAGAGTATCGACCGCGTCCGCGACACGGTCGACCAGAACCTCCGGGAGATGCATCCGGGCCACGGGCCGAGCGTCACCGAGGACGCCTACGCCGAACTCGAACTCGCCGCGCGGGCGGCCCAGTTCTAG
- a CDS encoding superoxide dismutase, protein MSQHELPPLPYDYDALEPHISEQVLTWHHDTHHQGYVNGLNAAEGTLAENRESGEYGSTAGALGSVTHNGSGHYLHTMFWENMSENGGGEPSGELADRIEEDFGSYEGWKGEFKAAASAAGGWALLVYDPVSKQLRNLAVDKHDQGALWGSHPILALDVWEHSYYYDYGPKRGDFIDAFFEVVDWDDVAENYQKTVSNHE, encoded by the coding sequence ATGAGTCAGCACGAACTTCCGCCGCTTCCATACGACTACGACGCGCTCGAACCTCACATCAGCGAACAGGTGCTCACGTGGCATCACGACACCCACCACCAGGGGTACGTCAACGGCCTGAACGCCGCCGAGGGGACGCTCGCGGAGAACCGCGAGTCCGGAGAGTACGGCTCCACGGCCGGCGCGCTGGGCAGCGTCACCCACAACGGCAGTGGCCACTACCTCCACACGATGTTCTGGGAGAACATGAGCGAGAACGGCGGCGGCGAGCCGTCCGGTGAACTCGCCGACCGTATCGAGGAGGACTTCGGCTCTTACGAGGGCTGGAAGGGCGAGTTCAAGGCCGCGGCCTCGGCCGCTGGTGGCTGGGCGCTCCTCGTCTACGACCCGGTGTCCAAGCAGCTGCGCAACCTGGCCGTAGACAAGCACGACCAGGGCGCGCTCTGGGGTTCGCACCCGATTCTGGCGCTGGACGTCTGGGAGCACTCCTACTACTACGACTACGGCCCGAAGCGCGGCGACTTCATCGACGCCTTCTTCGAGGTCGTCGACTGGGACGACGTCGCCGAGAACTACCAGAAGACGGTCTCGAACCACGAGTAG
- a CDS encoding MFS transporter: MWFGRVAIDIRRDDSCMKSWRSVGLVTGWQLTASLAFYAIFAATAFVRDTFGVSRAMTGVAITAIMFGYTALLFGAGAAVDGYGEHPVMVVGLLGMAVGAVGVAYATTFPLLLVALVVLGLAYASAMPATNRAIVVAAPKGRRNLAMNVKQVGVTAGSGLGAVLITGIAATQFGWRGGFLVVAAIAVAVAGAFALGYEGTTGSETLSLPDVRGLLDDRAYRGLVTAGFFLGAAVFTTTGYVVLHLTESVRVAAGFAGAVLAGVQVTGSAGRLVGGELADRIRGPPVRGPALVLTAQAALSAVCFLGIVVADAPLAAAAAFPLLGLFILGFPGVYYATMTAIVDDDEVGAATAGGQTALNLGGLAAPPLFGLVVDLQGYDAAWTLVAGVTVVAAVVLWTQVTRT, encoded by the coding sequence GTGTGGTTTGGAAGGGTAGCAATTGACATACGAAGAGATGACTCGTGCATGAAATCGTGGCGTAGTGTCGGGCTCGTGACCGGCTGGCAGCTCACCGCGAGCCTCGCGTTCTACGCCATCTTCGCGGCGACGGCGTTCGTCCGCGACACGTTCGGCGTCTCTCGGGCGATGACGGGCGTCGCCATCACCGCCATCATGTTCGGGTACACCGCGTTGTTGTTCGGTGCGGGCGCGGCCGTCGACGGCTACGGCGAACACCCGGTGATGGTCGTCGGCCTGCTCGGGATGGCCGTCGGCGCGGTGGGCGTCGCGTACGCCACGACGTTCCCGCTCCTGCTCGTCGCGCTCGTCGTACTCGGACTCGCCTACGCCAGCGCGATGCCGGCGACGAACCGCGCTATCGTCGTCGCCGCGCCGAAGGGGCGCCGCAACCTCGCGATGAACGTCAAGCAGGTCGGCGTCACCGCGGGTTCGGGACTCGGCGCGGTGCTCATCACGGGCATCGCGGCGACCCAGTTCGGCTGGCGCGGCGGCTTCCTCGTCGTCGCGGCCATCGCCGTCGCTGTCGCCGGCGCGTTCGCGCTCGGCTACGAGGGGACGACGGGGTCGGAGACGCTCTCGCTGCCGGACGTCCGGGGGCTGCTCGACGACCGCGCGTACCGCGGCCTCGTCACCGCCGGGTTCTTCCTCGGCGCAGCAGTGTTCACGACCACTGGGTACGTCGTCCTCCACCTCACTGAATCCGTCCGCGTCGCCGCCGGGTTCGCGGGCGCGGTGCTCGCGGGCGTGCAGGTCACCGGGAGCGCGGGTCGGCTGGTCGGCGGTGAACTCGCCGACCGCATCCGCGGGCCGCCGGTCCGCGGCCCTGCGCTCGTGTTGACCGCACAGGCCGCGCTCTCGGCCGTCTGCTTCCTCGGCATCGTCGTCGCGGACGCGCCGCTGGCGGCCGCCGCTGCCTTCCCGCTGCTCGGACTCTTCATCCTCGGGTTCCCGGGCGTCTACTACGCGACCATGACCGCCATCGTCGACGACGACGAGGTCGGTGCGGCGACCGCCGGCGGCCAGACCGCGCTCAACCTCGGTGGGCTGGCCGCACCGCCGCTGTTCGGACTCGTTGTCGACCTCCAGGGCTACGACGCGGCGTGGACGCTCGTCGCCGGCGTGACCGTCGTCGCGGCCGTCGTCCTGTGGACGC